The Plectropomus leopardus isolate mb chromosome 14, YSFRI_Pleo_2.0, whole genome shotgun sequence DNA window tttgtgaagCAAATAAGGTACAGATAAATGaagtaaaggaaaaaagtacaatatttccctgtgAAATGTAGTGTAGTAACAGTATAAAGGGGCATAAACGAAAATAAAGCACAATTACCTCAAATGTGTTCTTAAGCACAgtttttgagtaaatgtacttagtaacattccaccactgttggCATATGTACAGCTTAAGGTATCCATTTgatgaaaatagtgaaaatgccCATCATAATTTCCCAGCGCCTAACttgatgttttcaaatttgctggttttgtttgaccaacagtccaaaatcaaaagattttaatactaatttataaaaagaaaaatagttaaTATTAATAGCAGCTACTGCAAATGTCcacatcttcaaaaaaaaactaccaggGAACCTGCTGACTTGttcctgctgtgttttgagGATCTGTGGATCAACGACGTATCTCCTCATATGTGGACCCCCCCAATAACAACATGACAGGAGCCGAGGATTGccacaaaattaaagacatgtACGTACTGatacagaaaaggcacaaattggtgcatagaAATTCACTGTTTGACCCCTAAAACCCTGTCTCTTATGTGTCCCCTGctaatgttgaaatgaaaccttCTCTCTCGCTGCCACAACTCAGATCGGAAGAAAAACAGACTTCCTTGTTTTCCTTACCCGTAACAAAAGCTTTCTCTCATTTCAGTCAACTTCATTACAACCACTGATTTCAAACATCAAGTGAATTTTATAGCTTTAAATCAAATTTGTTTCAAAGCCGTGATTCATAAGTACTGTTTACTGGTCAAATTACCCACTTTAAGAACCCTGTTGTGTTGTGTCTACACTGATTTATGTCCCAGTTGTGACTGTGCCGCCATGCTGGGGGGGGGCTTTATATTCCAAAGTTGAATAATGGCGGCGTGAAGGCTGAAGACGCAGGGAACCCAAAGCATCTGACAAAACGTGGCTCCACATACAGACAGGTTGTGTCAGCGTTATTATCTGGTTTCCTGAGTCATCTGAGGCATCGCCCCCCTCCCCTGTTGTGTCTTCATTGCGTCGTGACTCGTATCTGCAGCCTCTGAGGGGATTTTCCTTCAGTTTTAGGTTTTGCAAGGCTGAATGAAACTATTTTTCaggaaaactacaaaaaacttatttttttttacacatttggcAACATATAACTTTAATGACATTAAGCGTATGTTTCCAGATATGCTGAAGGATCATGGGAGCTATAATGCAGCATTAACTCACTACGGAGAGTATTTCAGTGTGTAGCCTACGTGCGCTATCCAGGGGGATTCTGTACACAGTTAAATGCCTTTGCTCCTAACACTGTTTTTATGCTCTGGGATTGGTGTGCTAAGCCCTGAACACATTTGTGTTTAGACCCTTACAGGTGGATATATCACTAAGCATAATAGGATCAAGTGTGATTATCCTCATTTAATTGTGAGAGGTCAAAGGCTTAGGAAGGGGCTGTGGAGAACAAAGCACAGCTCTTTCACCACAGTGTTAACCCAGGATCTATAATCACTATCTGTACAGTCTCAAACATGCCTGACCACTGAGAAGATATACCATATTCACAGAGACCAAACGTTTTTgcattatatatttcattttaggaaaaaaaatgaaaatgtattgcaTTTGCTGCGTGAGAATGAGTACTGACTCCAAAAAGAAGTTaggaaaaataatgtaaaattcaaaacttctgCCAAAATTAGACAGTCctctcaaaaaataaataataaaagaaataaataaattcaaagatttttgtttttcattttaagcatAAACTGGTTTTAATTCTCCAAGGATCTGCActaaaataatgcaataatttctgttttcacaaacTTTTTATGCTTTGAGATTTGGGGAGATCCTGCTATTTTTGAAGAGatttaatattttctgcttCTCCACACCAATTTCTGTGGCTGCCCTTCAGACAAGAGATTTCTGGAAGAGTCCATGAGAGGCCCTTTGTGCTTTATTGTGCAGGAAATTGAACATTCATCCTTTTGTCTTCTTACTATAAGAGACCAAATTACTGTAAAATCTATGCACAGCGTGATGTTATTGCaataaagaagagaagaaagggaCAACACACCAGCTCCCCCACCTTGAATGCAAACCACAATGATGCaacttacaaaaaaacagtttcaaataaaACAGGCCTGTAATAAAGACTTAGATCAAAGCATTTTATTGTATGAAAATATATCCATAAAACGgaacaatatttacaaaacagtTGCGCCGTGCAGGGCAGAGAGCAGCACCGTCACTGTGATCTCCAGCACGAAAAACATCAGTATCGGTTCTCCGGATTCAACCCGTTTAAAAACCGAACTTCACTCTGTGCTGAGGAGCACAGTGATGCGCACATCTCACCGTGCTGACTGGTTCATTCAAGGCGCATTCACacacggagaaaaaaaaaacttttgacgCACAAAATACTTTTgttcacaaacagaaaaacaaggttCAGACAAACTAACCTTTTTGTGGTGGATCCTAACAGGACGTCTAGATGTCCAATATGATATGAAGGAGCCTACTGTGTTGCATCCTACATTGTTGAACAAATTAATTTGATCCAatcatatcaaaaaaataaatacacttaaaacattatttacgGAGAAATCTATATAATTGAAGTTATAATACTGAAAaatatgcagcattttttccaTCATAGCAGCTCTACAAAGATGAGAATGAATCTACACATTAATAACTAGATCACTGGGTTTTTCCAGCGTTTCTCTGTAATGATCCAGCCAGTCTCTGAGCTCTGTGATCCGATAGCCCTCAGGTCCTCTGCCACCCTGGTACACTATCTTTCCCTCCTGCAGTATATAAAGTCTGTCGAAATAAGCTCCGTACGCAGCGTTGGAGGAGTTTTCCATGCTGTCGACCACCATCGCGCAGCCGGGCACCTCCAGGTGCATCAGCTGCGCAGCGTTCAGCCGGTCCTCCAGACACCGGTGTTTGGGGATCTGATAGGGCGCGTCAGTGCTCACCCAGCCGTCGGAGGGGTGCGCTTCCTCGATATACACAACCACAGAGTCTGCGATATCTGCGTTCTGCTGCACGACTCCCTGGAAAGCCTTCAGACGCGCCATGAACGGTGGTCAGGTGCAGCTGCCAAAGTTGAGGATGAGCGGTCTCTTGTCTTTTGCGTAATCGAGGATGCGGCTGCGCCGCTGATCCTCCAGATGAACAACTTCGGTGTTGGGCGCTCCGTGTCCGAGATGCGCAGCCTTCAGGAAGTCCAGTTTATGGCCGTGCCACACTGCTTTGAGGGACTCCAGACTGAAGAGACGATTGGAGTCCGATATGCACAGCGGAGGATCGATGCCATCACCCTCCTGCTCCTTCATCCTGAAGAAAACCCTTTTCCTTATGCATAAAAAGTCAAGCAGCCAAAACACCACAGCTGCCATCAGAAACCGGGGCAGCAAGACAAGACAGactattgcatttttaatggcTTTAATAGTATTCATTATCACTTAGAAAAACTACCCGAGTGGTAGTTGTGCTGTGCCACGATCTTGTGGGTTGAAGTTGGGTTACTTGCAACTTCCCCTCTTTTTATAGCACCGGCAGATTTGAATGAATCACACCCCGCCTCCAAACTGGGGCCGAGGCCTCACATGGTGGGGATTACCTTCTGTCAACTCCACAGCTTTGAGTCACAGCCAAAAGCAAAGGGTGCAGGAGAGGGTGCGGCACAGCAGTGCGTTATTTGGAGACGGTCGGTCACATTATTTTATCATCAGACTGTTAAAATTGACGTCTTCATCCATCTCATGATGTGATCAGTGAGATAGTTCCAATGTTCTCGCATATCCTGAGAGCAAACAGCCTAAAGTTGGTGCTGCTGCAGACTTTTCTGCTGCAGTGACAATGACTATTTGCTGGAGTACATTTCGGCAGATGCTGACGAGCTGCTCCATTTAAAGGACCGGCCTGTAAAAATAGCCTGCTACACTGCCCTTAACTGAACTAGTCACCAACACTTATTAAACAGGAGACTGTTTGTCTTGATGCAGCTTCACATCAGTCATTATGGACCAATGTTAGCTCACATTTCACTATAAAATCTGACAGGCTgattgcactttaaaaaaatctaggaaacagattgccttgaaaatgtatgtaaatatgtttactttataataAACTGTTACGTTTACTTAGAGTGTAGTTATATTGacttaattttgtgatgttgttacaacttaaaaatgacaagttaaatCACTCTTTCTAAGTTTgtgcaacttcagtaaaccaagtgcACCGTGCTgtttatctgtattctgctgactgcaaactagtcaatcatatttgtattttcgtGAAGCCTCTGGAAATGTGGCCTGAAATACTAAAAATGCAGATATTATATCAAAGTTGagtgtcaaattaaaaatatcagtGAAAATCAATGTTCTCAACTATTAAGAAACTGAGTTCAAATCAGCTAATTTTGAGGATAACAGCATTTCTTAGGACTGTGTGGGTGTAACAGATCACGGCAGCCGTGGAGCAACGCGGGATCAGCGTGATGCAGACATATCTGTTCATGCCCTCTGACTTTGGGTGCGTTCATAAATCCAATCTGATGCTCTCCACTAAAATGACAGAGCTGTTGTTCGATGCCACAGAGCATTCTACTTCTACATGAAttaatgaacagttaagttcaTTACACATTCACTCCATTTGTCGCTTTGCTGCTCCGTCTCCCCAGACAGATTTCCCAGAGTGCGCTCTGACACTCCCAGAGTGCAGTTCTCTGGATAACTGAACGGCACATTCAAACTGCGCTTAGAATTTACAAacggtccagtttgtgccagagtgcgcTCCGGCACTCAGAGTGAGTGTTAATGAGCGATCCCTATTGAAAGGATTTCAGTTTGGCAGGTTAATTTAGTATCAAGTGACACCtgactttgagtttttattggCTTTGTCAATATTACGTAATATGGATCGGACCACGtccaaatcaacccagcttcaggaaactgtgaaaagactaaaaaatgacagtattatGCATGTAATACCctaaaagtttttggtgatttgggttcccagaggctttcAACATGATAACAAGACAGAAATCGCAGATCTCCCAACTttatcattggcaaaatcctatTGGTCATGTTCAACTGAAGTCAGACTAACCtgatttactgaagttactaacacttagaaagaacaagaaaattccAGTTGTTAATTtctaagttgcaacaacttcataaaattaagaaatactACAGCTTAACTTTGAGTAAATTCAACAATTAGATATAGAGTAAATATTAGGTATAGAGTAAATTTAAATCAAGATTCatggttatatttactttccttttacAAGACAGTCTGTTTTAAAAGACTACTTTACGTAAGAtccatttgtcagattttacagtgtggagaGATCAGTCCCTGAGAAGTTTAATTACACTCACATGAGGTCAATACACTCACATATTGAAACATTTATGTCTCTTATATAATTGATAAGAATGTAATGCGTAAGGTAAGATTCAGAGGTGGAGAGCTGATATGGAGCATCATTAATGCCACATGATAAAGTAAAATTTACAGAAAGTTGGAGGGGGGAGGTTTAAAAGTCAGAAATCTTTCAGTTTCTAATGAAGTTATATCTGAAAGAGAAAGAAGTGTAAATTCCGAGAAGTGAGTCAGACTTCTTTTACTTTCCAAGAAATGCCACAATACTAAGGAAGCCATTTTCACGAATTTAAGGTCAgaagtttgagatttttttttgtttgtttcacatgtacattttttgtacttatGACTTATGTCAGGATTTCAGCACAAACTATTTCCCTCATTTGGTCTTAATCCTCTTACCTCAGGTGCTCTGCTGTGTCAACTgatgtaacattacatttttaaaaagctgttacacacacaaacacacacacagacacattaagTTTCCTGTCTGTCGGGGTGAAGGTGTTTGCTAGAGATGTGCTTGAAAAGCTGCAACATTTAATCAGCACCCCTTCAtctcaaaactttcaatgaaCTCATCAGAGAGTCCAAAAAGTTGTACCTGCAGCCCCTGACATGTTGCCCAGTGTCACTGAAAGCCTAAATTTCACTTTGGCCACAAACTGTCATAGACTACACATTGTCACAGCATATTTTAAACTATGTGTGGTTGAATCACTTAAACACATCAGACTGACACTGATCTGCTTTTGGCAGTCAGATATCTGTGCAAGCCTTATTGGGCTTATAGCTTTAGAGACCCTAAATAAAATTAGAGGTCAGTAGGCTGAGTTGTCTGCCAGACAAAACAGACGGACACCATCCACTACAAAACTTGCATTATGTGATCAACTATACGTTCAAACACGGAACAAGCTATGGAAGAGGAAATATCACTACATCGGCAAAGTCAGAGCTCAAATTGGTCCCTCAGTTGAGTCAGGATCTGGAGTGATGAAGTCACACT harbors:
- the dio3a gene encoding iodothyronine deiodinase 3a, which encodes MNTIKAIKNAIVCLVLLPRFLMAAVVFWLLDFLCIRKRVFFRMKEQEGDGIDPPLCISDSNRLFSLESLKAVWHGHKLDFLKAAHLGHGAPNTEVVHLEDQRRSRILDYAKDKRPLILNFGSCTUPPFMARLKAFQGVVQQNADIADSVVVYIEEAHPSDGWVSTDAPYQIPKHRCLEDRLNAAQLMHLEVPGCAMVVDSMENSSNAAYGAYFDRLYILQEGKIVYQGGRGPEGYRITELRDWLDHYRETLEKPSDLVINV